The Panulirus ornatus isolate Po-2019 chromosome 36, ASM3632096v1, whole genome shotgun sequence genomic sequence TTCGGCTGTCAGTCAGGGCCAGCGCTACCCTCATAACCAGATTACTGAGAGAATACCGCCGACTTAGCTGCATCTGACACGTCACAGTTTAAGACTCTTCTCGAGGCTTGTTGTCGCGCCATAGCTTTGGACTCGTCTCAAGGCTTAATGTCGGTCTCAAAGCCTTCGAGGACTACGCAAAACTTTCCTTATAGGCAGATGTGAGCACGGTGGCTCGTGACAATGCAAAATATGGGCTGCTCGTGACAATGCAAGATTTGGAGACTTTAGATGACTCGATAGATTGATTTATTAATTTTGTTGGATTAACGGCGAGCGACCTATGAGGTAAGTCATTTGGCCTGcaacccttttttattttttaccataaagtccGTACAAAATGATCCTATAAGTACTACCTAAACATATGATCCTCTAAGTGCTTTCTAAACATATAGGAGAATAATTATAAGTaaatatgattgagagggtgaaggcatgtacagagcatcagattagggaagagcagtgtggtttcagaagtggtagaggatgtttggatcagagtCTTTGCTTTGGAGattgtatgtcagaaatacttagaaaaacagatggatttgtatgtagcatttatagatctggagaaggcatatgatagggttgagagatgctttgtggaaggttttaagagcatatggtgtgggagataagttgctagaagcagtgaaaagtttttaccaaaatgtaaggcatgtgtaggagtagaagagaggagagtaatggtaccctgtgaatgttggtttgcggcagaggtgtgtgatgtccccatggttgtttgatttgttttggaTGGAGTAGTTAGGGAGATTAATACAATAGTTTTGTAaacagaggcaagtatgcagtctgttgtggatgagaggggcctggcaaataagtcagttgttgctcgctgatgatacagctctagtggctgattcatgtgagaaacagcagaggttggtgagtgagtttggaaaagtgtgtgaagggagaaagttgagagtaaatgtgaataagagcaaggttattatgttcagcagggttgagggacaagttacttgggatgtaagtttgaatggagaaaaattgaagaaagtgaagtgttttagatatctaagagtggactttacagcagatggaaccatggaagtggaaatgggttacaggttggggagggggcaaaggttttgggagcaatgaagaatgtgtggaaggagagaatgttatctcggagagccaaaatgggtatgttatatggttgcaaggcatagactatagatagggttgtatggaggatggtgaatgtgttggaaatgaaatacttaaggaaaatatgtggtgtaagatggtttgattgagtcagtaatgaaagggtaagagagatgtgtgaaaattaaaagagtatggctgagagagcagaagagggtgtgttgaaattgtttggacatatggagagaatgagtgaggaacattgaccaagaggatatgtgttaagagaagaaggagaagcaggagaccaaattggaggtggaaggatggagtgaaaaagaatttgaacgatcggggtcttggtggctgattcgggtgagaaactgcagaagctggtgactgagtttggtaagtgtgtgaaagaagaaagctgagagtaaatgtgaataagagcaaggttattaggtacagtagggttgaggggcaagttaattgggaggtaagcttgaatggagaaaaactggaggaagtgaagtgttttagatatctgggagtggatttggcagcggatggaaccatggaagcggaagtgaatcatagggtgggggagggggcgaaagttctgggagcgttgaaaaatgtgtggaagtcgagaacgttatcttggaaagcaaatatgggtatgctttaaggaatagtggttccaacaatgttatatggttgcgaggcgtgggctataaatagagttgtgcgtaggagggtggatgtgctggaaatgagatgtttgaggacagtatgtggtgtgaagtggattgatcgagtaagtaatgaaagggtaagagatatgtgtggtgataaaaagagtgtggttgagagagcagaagagggtgttttgaaatggtttggtcacatggagagaatgagtgaggaaagattgaccaagaggatatatgtgtcagaggtggaaggaacgaggagaagtgggagaccaaaatggaggtggaaagatgaagtgaaaaagattttgagtgatcggggcctgaacatgcaggagggtgaaaggcgtgcaaggaatagagtgaattggagcgatgtggtatactagggacaacgtgctgtcattggattgaaccagggcatgtgaagcgtcttgggtaaaccacagaaagttttgtggggcctggatgtggaaagggagctgtggtttcggtgcattatacatgacagctagagactgagtgtgaacgaatgtggcctttgttgtcgtttcctagtgctacctcgcgcgcatgcagtgggagggggttgtcatttcttgtgtagcggggtggcgacaggtgttaataaaggcagcaagtatgaattaagtacatgtgtatataggtatatgtctgtgtatttatatatatgtatacattgaatgtataggtatttatatattcgtgtgtggacgtgtatgtatatacatgtatgtgggtgggttgggccattattttgtctgtttccttgcgctacctcgctaacgcaggagacagcgacaaagtataataaataaacataaataaaaaccTGGAACATGAGGCACAACCTTCAAGCTCAATGGTGCGTCTAGGTTGTAATGGTTTGCCCTTTGGTTTTAACCTGAAGGGTTAGGTCAAATGTCAGACCATATCATACCCGAGCGTTGTAACTTTTTGTTCAAggagtcgcaccatcgtgcttacGGGATCATGCCACCCCATTCAAGGTGTCGTAACGTCCAGTTCACGGAGTCATACCATCCTGATTAagtggtcgcaccgtcttgttcaggAGTTGAAATACCTTGTGCAAAGGTCTTACCTTTCTGCTCCAGGGTCCTACTGTCCTGAGAAAGAAGTTAAAGTTGCCAGAGTTCCTGCTGCTGCATACCaccctctcctctcgttttctggTAAAGGATCTGTAATACATCACCCATGTCTTCATCAAATTGTTATACTTCCAATGACGAtccttgagatgatgatgattgtggtagcaCGAGAGCTATCGGCAAACTGTAGCTTGTAGTTTACCTACAGTCTGTGAACAGTGTTAGGGTATTGGTCATTATATAGATAAATGTCTTCTGGTCTCAGAATAACCACTAAAGCTTGGGGGACTCTTCCCAAAAGTTGCCTATGAGTATTGTCCATATTCCTGCACTTATAATAGACTCACTGAAGGGTCTGTAGTTGATTTAAAGCGATTTGGAAAATTATCAAAAGACTCATTTCTATTTTTCTACTTTACCCAAGGTTCTCTTGTCTTGAAAGAACCTTGAAGTagcccagtgatctgttgctgtttccaTTTTCCCCCTTTTGGCTTATATATGTTGTATACACCAGGTACTGACAGCTGTCTTTGTTTCGTGGTCCCTATGTGCCATCCTGACATCGTACGACGTCCTCCCTAATGCTTCGCCAGCACGCACCGATGCTGCCGGAGACCTACTACAGAAGGCACCATGGTTCATGTTGCCGTATCCTGGTAGGTGGTGTCCCTTCTGCTCTGGAGATGTTAATATAGACTGTTAAAACCTGTCCTCAATGAAACCATGTTTTCATAAGTAACTAAAGCATCTGACTTACCTGttcttgtgagaaactgaaaTCCTATGTGGTGAGTTTTAGACCCATGAATTTGTCATTAATTGGTCAGAAATAACTTATGATATAGTTTTGAAAGTAAGTTCATTTTTTCAGTATTCTGCTATAACCCTGCCGGAAGCATCACCTCACCTTAGGTAGAGATAATGGATCTCTCTCCTTaggcagtttgtgtgtgtgactgtagtcAGCACTGCTCCACAGGTCAGTGGGGGAGACCGACAGTGCCAGTGGCCGGGGTTGTGGGCATGCTCGGGGGTGCTGTGGCTTCCATTATCGAGAGCATCGGCGACTACTATGTCTGTGCTAAGATATCAGGTGGGTTGTATTAGGTCTGTGCTAAGATATTAGATGGGGGTCTCTGCTACCAGATATCATATGTCCTCTTCTTCCTGTTCTCCTTTGACGCACATATTGATATCTCGGGGGCAGTCCAGTTCTTCTCAGTTTGATAACTTTTATCATATACATAAAGACATCTTGTCGGCACAATACTGTTAATGTGAATATCATGTTGAATATTTACAGAATGAGGTTATCTTGTTACCAAGGTACTTTACTGACTTCTCAGGGGATATGCTATCGAGGGTGTGACTTAAGAATTTAGTATGTATTACATGTATGTCATGTTCCCCAGGGGCGCCGCCACCACCTGTGAGTGCCATCAATAGGGGCGTGGGGATCGAAGGTTTAGTGTGCATGATGGCCGGCCTTCTGGGCACTGGCAACGGTACCACCTCCTGCTCACAGAATATCGGGGTCATCGGTGTCACTAAGGTGCTGATCTCTTCCCTATGTGCCCACTGGTATCATGTACATTTTATGCATGTTGGACATATGAGACTATTGTTTAAAGCCCTGTATTGAAACACAAAGATTGTGTAGGGTTTGTAGAGGTTATTTCCATCTTACTGTTGACTGGGCCAAGTTCATGAATATAAGTCAGGCTCATGACACTGTTACTGGAGGGTTTCATTTACTTAATTATGCAATTTTCCTAATGTGACAACACATTTGATAAAGGTCTTCAGTGCATAAAGTGTGTACTTATCTTGTTATGTCTTGGTCTTGTGGCTGAACACTGGCAATAAGTGCACATGAGAACTGATTGACCTTACGCTTGGCTTCGTGTCAGGCTAGTATGACATTTATTTCATTACACTTCTTGTGAAAAACATTTGATGAGATTGATTTTTCCCGGAGGCCCCACATGCTGACTCTTGCCTTGCACGTGGCAGGTGGGCAGTCGACGGGTTGTGCAGTACAGTGCCATCATCCTCATCCTGTCAGGGGTATTCGGCAAGTTTGGGGCATTGTTTGTGACCATCCCTGAGCctgtggtggctggggtgttCATCATTATGTTCTCAATGATCACTGCCGTTGGTCTGTCTCCCCTTCAGTATGTCGATCTTTCCTCCTCTAGGAACCTCTTTGTTCTTGGGAACTCACTCTTCTGTGGACTCACGCTTCCAAAAGTAAGAAAAtctgatttttcttttatattttcttaaagtatgatatttttcacttcatacgTATCAAAACTTCAAATAAAGGGACTTCAGTAAAGTTTTCCATATAGTACTGACACTGATGGTTTGACAAAATTTTAACAGTTGATTAAATAAGAGATTATGTTCATAGAAATCAGATGAACTGGGACTTTCCGACATGAACAAAAAGGTATTTAATATTAACACATCAAAAGCTTGTTGATTCTTAGTTTCTGTTATAGACAAGATTATTTCTTTGAAAGTTGATCACATGTATAGCATTTTATTGTAAACAAGATTGTTTCTTTGAAAGTTGACCACCAGTGTGGTATGAACATTTTCCCAGTGGATAGAAAGCAACCCTGGCATCATCCAGACAGGGGCACCCATGGTGGATCAGGTGCTGACAGTGCTCCTGCAGATACCTATGTTTGTGGGCGGCATCCTTGGTTTCTTCTTGGACAACACCATCCCAGGTCAGTCCTGCCATAagtcctctcccatctcctctgcTGTTAGTAAGGACATGTGAGAATCACCCTCAGTACACCACCAAATGTTGTCATTAAATAGGATTGCAGAAAGTCCCACTCATTTAATGCAGACAtctgtgttgcattataatgtttTATCTTTAACTTCAAGAAGGTTGAGAAATTACAAATGCTTATGATCTTAACTAGATAGAAAATGTTGCAGCGTATTCTAGATATCATCATGCTCACAATAAAAACACACATTATTGCATATCACATTAGGCTTCCTTCCACTGCAGTAGGTATTACAGGAACCCTTAGCCAGTTTGGATGTGATCCACAGGCTCGCCTGAGGAACGTGGACTTCTGAAGTGGAACAAACAGTTTGAACAGCCAGTATTTCCATACCATGCTTCGAACTGCTATGAGTTCCCTTGTGGCATGGGCATCATCAGCAGGTGGGTACAGCAGTCTCCTAGTAGACTCACCTTTTACGAAAtaacaatacagtacagtaataGGAACAGCAGGGACTGAATACTGATCATGTATATTGGGTAAATTGTACTATAAAAGAATGAAAGGCCTTTCAATAAGCATATGTAGTCACCTTAAGTAGTTGTTGGTGACCACATGTAAAGACTGAGAAAATCATTCATGTTGTTTGGTTACCTTGCAGAGTGAAGTGGATGCGGTACCTGCCTTTCTGCCCCACCTTCACTGGCTTCAGGGGAAAGCAAGAGGCTTCTTTGGTTTCAGTTGACCCAGAAACCTAACCCAAATGCCATCATTGACAACCcaccacatgatgatgatcataaaagCGATGATGTTTTACAGACCATCAAGGATATATAGAAATGTTTTTGTACAAACATCTTGGTTATATGAATCAGTGGCTTTTCACAAGGAATGTTTGGTGTGGTTCAGCAGCTTGACTTCCTGAATCATTGAAATCCTGGAGGAACTTTTGGTGTAATACAGCAGCTTGACCCTGTGAATAAGTGGACTCTCAAAGGGACATTTGCTCTTCAATCACAACTTGACCCTGCTAGTGGATTTTTAGAAAGACCTTTGAATTTCTGTTTATTAAATGAAACTCTAAGAATGACACAGTACAATAGTTATTAATCTGTATGATTTCCAGATATATCTACTTCCTCAAGAGGAGGCATTCTTACTTTGAGTAACAATAGCTTAGTCCAAATAGACGTTTCACACAGAAACAGACTAGTTCAACTAAGTTCTCAATGTACTTATGGTCACATTTACGTACATGTTTGTTTGTATAGAGAAGAGGGCTTTTGTAACAACATTTGTAATGGAACTCTGATGATAGAAACAAGATAGGACCTTTGTAAACAAAAATCAACACTGAACAAGGGATAATTGTTTAAGAATTTTAAGGAAAAGCTGTGTCAGATAGGGTGATGACATTTCTCTTACAAGCACTTTGACAACTGAATATTGACATGATCCTTATGAAAGTTTTCCTGAAGAAGGCCTGTTTAGGATAGATCTCTGTTCAGTTTGAAGTTTTTGTGTAATCCGTGTTTGGGTCTTCCTACACTTGTGGTATGTCGTTCATCTACAGTTACCATCATCAGTGTAAGTCAATCCAAAATCAAGGTAGGATTATTTGGAAATGTGACTCAGTGTAAGGAAGCTCTGTGTTACTATAAGTAGCGTGTGAAGGAGGAACGTGCCAGGAGCTATCAGTGTGATCATGCTCATTTAGAAAATAAGACTGTGATACTGCAGGTGATGGGTGAAATTTGTCATTTTCTGTGGAGGCAAAGCCATGTATATGTCAAAATCTGCGATGCATCTCGTTTTATGATCAGTTGTATTTTCCTCATGTATTCAAAGGAAGGAGCAAGGAATCTTATGTGGTTGACAATGTGGCAGTGAACCAATGTCAGGCACAGCTATACACCTGCACATCAGTAGCCACTCACCGTCATACAAGTACAGATATCTTTCCCATATCGTAGAAGGTTAAATGTCTCCACATCCTTACCTCTTTAGGCCTAAAGGCTTCCaagtgagagagataaagagagcaaagaaaggagaAGTGGACTTCATCCATCTTACCTGCAACTTTGCCTCTTTACACTGATGGCATCCTCGTGAGGTGGCAACTAGAAGTTGAAGTTTGTTCTCACTGATGAGACAGGTCACCGACACTCACCAAGCTTGTCAGTATAGTTCCCATATTGATATCTGGTAACAACTAGATGGTCTGTGAAACTATATTTAAGTTCTTGGCATGTCACTGTAAAGCCATTGTTGTTGTAAGTCTTTGCTCTTAATTTCTTTGTATGATACACCTGATGCCACAGGTTAACATTCTGTATTTCATATATCAGAAAGGTCAAACAATATCACAAGTGGATGGGTTGCCTCTGGAGCTACTCAGAACAGCTGATTTTGCCTTACAGGTAACCTCATGGCTTAAGAAATGTAGTAATCCCATTAGGATATTAACCAGCTGGGGGGCACTGTTTAAATGTGCTGCTCATgctaaaacacacacaagcacgagaTTCATTAAGAGgtatggggccccacaagtgtaaacacTCCCTcacataactaaaaaaaaaaaaaaaaataacctcatGGCTTGGGGTGATTCGTGTGTTTACATGAGACTGGAGACATGGCACAATCGGAAGAGTTTGAGAAATAGGGAAACGAGTGTAAGACCCTCCCACAATTGTCATAATTTTTCTGATATTAAGTCTTTTAGTGATACAGTTTTTGTTGTTATGAAAAAGGCAATATAGTGATATGCTTTTAAAATAtggatatagatatacatattaaTTATTTGACATCATTAGATGATCAAATGATAAGATACACTAAGAAATAATGGCATTGTCAGAAAGATATAAACTAGTTCTGGCACTTCACACTCAGCATGCAAGGAACCTCAGGTTTGAGTCAAGACACCAACATGCAGGCAACCTCAGATTTGAGTCAAGACACCAACATACAGGCAACCTCAGGTGTGAGTCAAGACTCAACATTTAGGCAACCTCAGATGTAAGTCCAGACTCAACATGCAATCAATCTCATGTGAAAGTTCAAACTCAACGTGCTGGCAACCTCAGATGTGCATCTAGATGCAGCATGTAGGCAACTTCAGTTGCGAGTCCAGACTTAACATGCAGGCAGTCTTTGGCGCAAGTGGAACAGGTCTTTAGCTTTGAAACAAAGAAAGATCAACAAATATTACAAAGATGATAATGTACATATCAAGAATTCCCATTAGGTTACTGGAGATCTATCCACATGTACTCCATGGTGGGATGAGGTATTTAAGCCTCCACATTTTCAGTTTTTAAATGTATTATACTTTGCACAAATTGTGTAGtagttatgtataatatatatatgtaatttctttatatatgtacttagtcactgtttcccttatcagcgaggtagtgcaaggaaacagatgaagaatggcccatccactcatatacacatatgtgcacataaatgcccacatatgcacatacacatacatatacatatcaacatgtagtacacagatatacatacacagacattacatgcatacacatgaaCATTCATACTTcttaccttcacccattcctgtcgctaccccacctcacaggaaaacagcatcactatcccctgcttcaaggTCGTGCCAGGatttgttcacattcaatctctagctgtcatgtgtaatgcaccagaaccatagctccctacccacatccaggccccacatacctttccatggtttaccccagaagcttcacatgccctggttcagtccattaacagcacgttgaccctggtgtacaacattgttccagttcactcttattccttgcacgcctctcaccctcctgtatgttcaggccctgatcgctcaaaattttttcactccatccttctacctccaatttggtctcctgcttctccttgttccctccacccctgacacatatatcctctttgtctatctttcctcactcattctctccatatgtccaaaccacttcatcacacccttttctgctctctcaaccatactcttattgtttccacacatatctcatacccttacattacttacttgatccaaccacctcactccacatattgtcctcaaacatttcatttccagcacatccaccctcctccatacaaccatatctgtagcccatgtctttcaaccatataacatacccatttttgctgtccgagataatgttctctcctttcacaaattagacaaaggcaaaggggataaaagtgaaaaattgtatgggagggtattgattgagagggtgaaggcatatccagagcatcagattggggaggagcagtgtggtctcagaagtggtagaggatgtgtggatcaggtgtttgctttgaagaatgtgtgtgagaaatatttagaaaaacggatttgtatgtagcatttatggatctggagaaggcatttgataggatTGGTAGAGAttatttttggaaggtcttaagagtatatggtgtggaaggtaagctgctagaagcagtgaaatttcttttatcaaagatgtaaggcatttgtacgagtagagagagaggagagtgattggttctcagtgaaggtcagtctgtggcaggggtgtgtgatgtccccatgattgtttaatttgtttacgggtggggtggttagtgaggtaaatgcaggagttttggagagaggggcaagtatgcagtttgtttgggatgaaagggtctgggaagtgagtcagttgttgactGATGATACTGTACtgagagtgaaaagattttgggtgatcgggacctgaagatgcaggagggtgaaagacttgcatggtgtagagtgaattggaacattgtggtatacaggg encodes the following:
- the LOC139760331 gene encoding solute carrier family 23 member 1-like isoform X2 — its product is MEAALLRTSEAPEAMAVATSSDEPRPSSPLYIQPNMERKKADLRRDDSVEDLIFSVEDVPPWYLSIIFGFQHYLAMAGGTVAIPILVASYLCISEDDPARGALVSTVFFHSGIATLIQTTVGVRLPIIQGGDFAYVVPTIALLTAVHEPCSALPIANLTAAEQQDLWQGRLRDVQGSIAVASIFQVLLGFTGMVGLMLKWITPLAIVPTVTLVGLSLFDVAAHQASQHWGISILTMVLMVVFSQYLGNTFLPVPVYTKGRGIKMARSQFFKYFPVLTAVFVSWSLCAILTSYDVLPNASPARTDAAGDLLQKAPWFMLPYPGQWGRPTVPVAGVVGMLGGAVASIIESIGDYYVCAKISGAPPPPVSAINRGVGIEGLVCMMAGLLGTGNGTTSCSQNIGVIGVTKVGSRRVVQYSAIILILSGVFGKFGALFVTIPEPVVAGVFIIMFSMITAVGLSPLQYVDLSSSRNLFVLGNSLFCGLTLPKWIESNPGIIQTGAPMVDQVLTVLLQIPMFVGGILGFFLDNTIPGSPEERGLLKWNKQFEQPVFPYHASNCYEFPCGMGIISRVKWMRYLPFCPTFTGFRGKQEASLVSVDPET
- the LOC139760331 gene encoding solute carrier family 23 member 1-like isoform X4; translated protein: MAGGTVAIPILVASYLCISEDDPARGALVSTVFFHSGIATLIQTTVGVRLPIIQGGDFAYVVPTIALLTAVHEPCSALPIANLTAAEQQDLWQGRLRDVQGSIAVASIFQVLLGFTGMVGLMLKWITPLAIVPTVTLVGLSLFDVAAHQASQHWGISILTMVLMVVFSQYLGNTFLPVPVYTKGRGIKMARSQFFKYFPVLTAVFVSWSLCAILTSYDVLPNASPARTDAAGDLLQKAPWFMLPYPGQWGRPTVPVAGVVGMLGGAVASIIESIGDYYVCAKISGAPPPPVSAINRGVGIEGLVCMMAGLLGTGNGTTSCSQNIGVIGVTKVGSRRVVQYSAIILILSGVFGKFGALFVTIPEPVVAGVFIIMFSMITAVGLSPLQYVDLSSSRNLFVLGNSLFCGLTLPKWIESNPGIIQTGAPMVDQVLTVLLQIPMFVGGILGFFLDNTIPGSPEERGLLKWNKQFEQPVFPYHASNCYEFPCGMGIISRVKWMRYLPFCPTFTGFRGKQEASLVSVDPET
- the LOC139760331 gene encoding solute carrier family 23 member 1-like isoform X3 → MERKKADLRRDDSVEDLIFSVEDVPPWYLSIIFGFQHYLAMAGGTVAIPILVASYLCISEDDPARGALVSTVFFHSGIATLIQTTVGVRLPIIQGGDFAYVVPTIALLTAVHEPCSALPIANLTAAEQQDLWQGRLRDVQGSIAVASIFQVLLGFTGMVGLMLKWITPLAIVPTVTLVGLSLFDVAAHQASQHWGISILTMVLMVVFSQYLGNTFLPVPVYTKGRGIKMARSQFFKYFPVLTAVFVSWSLCAILTSYDVLPNASPARTDAAGDLLQKAPWFMLPYPGQWGRPTVPVAGVVGMLGGAVASIIESIGDYYVCAKISGAPPPPVSAINRGVGIEGLVCMMAGLLGTGNGTTSCSQNIGVIGVTKVGSRRVVQYSAIILILSGVFGKFGALFVTIPEPVVAGVFIIMFSMITAVGLSPLQYVDLSSSRNLFVLGNSLFCGLTLPKWIESNPGIIQTGAPMVDQVLTVLLQIPMFVGGILGFFLDNTIPGSPEERGLLKWNKQFEQPVFPYHASNCYEFPCGMGIISRVKWMRYLPFCPTFTGFRGKQEASLVSVDPET
- the LOC139760331 gene encoding solute carrier family 23 member 1-like isoform X1, whose amino-acid sequence is MDKRTPKELELGIPRREMTAEAMAVATSSDEPRPSSPLYIQPNMERKKADLRRDDSVEDLIFSVEDVPPWYLSIIFGFQHYLAMAGGTVAIPILVASYLCISEDDPARGALVSTVFFHSGIATLIQTTVGVRLPIIQGGDFAYVVPTIALLTAVHEPCSALPIANLTAAEQQDLWQGRLRDVQGSIAVASIFQVLLGFTGMVGLMLKWITPLAIVPTVTLVGLSLFDVAAHQASQHWGISILTMVLMVVFSQYLGNTFLPVPVYTKGRGIKMARSQFFKYFPVLTAVFVSWSLCAILTSYDVLPNASPARTDAAGDLLQKAPWFMLPYPGQWGRPTVPVAGVVGMLGGAVASIIESIGDYYVCAKISGAPPPPVSAINRGVGIEGLVCMMAGLLGTGNGTTSCSQNIGVIGVTKVGSRRVVQYSAIILILSGVFGKFGALFVTIPEPVVAGVFIIMFSMITAVGLSPLQYVDLSSSRNLFVLGNSLFCGLTLPKWIESNPGIIQTGAPMVDQVLTVLLQIPMFVGGILGFFLDNTIPGSPEERGLLKWNKQFEQPVFPYHASNCYEFPCGMGIISRVKWMRYLPFCPTFTGFRGKQEASLVSVDPET